The window TAACCTATCCTCACACCAAACTAGAATTCCGTAGGAAATTAGTTTGGTAGTGCAGTAACCTTTCGGAATATGTAATGTTtaacttgtattttttaaattgcacTGTTGGAATTAGTTTCGGAATATGTAATGCTTAACATAGAAGGTCTAcaaagaaaagttcataaaacatataaattcatAACATAGAGtctacagagaagttcataaaacatagaaaatcattggacgacttacttaaaggtcttctggacgactacagagaagttcataaaacatagaaaatcattggacgacttacttaaaggtcttctggacgactacagagaagttcataaaacatagaaaatcattggacgacttacttaaaggtcttctggacgactacagagaagttcataaaacatagaaaatcattggacgacttacttaaaggtcttctggacgactacagagaagttcataaaacatagaaaatcattggacgactaaccagaaggtcttctggacgacttaccagaagaaaattctaattaagacgttggacgactaaccagaaggtcttttggacgacttaccagaaggtcttctggacgacttacttaaaggtcttccaCGTCAGTTCTTACATTGTGGACGCTTATGGCCAGTTTCTTTGCAGACTGAGCACCTATAAACCCTGTGTTGCTTCCGGGGTTTGCGTCCTCTCATCCTGGATAGCTCCAACCAAGATTGCCATCTTGATTTCTTCTGTCTCCCCGGACCACGCTTTACTTCCGGAGGAAAGCATGTGCGTGCCTCAACAAGTTGTCCAACACAAGGATATATATTCTCTGAGTATCCTGCAAACAAAGTATCCTTTGAGTAGACCGGCCACACAAGTGTGGAGATATGCACACCAGCTGCTGTTCCAGCTGCTATAGCATGAGAGCAAGGTATTTTCTCGACTTGATAGACACCACAATCACACTTTTGAAGTTCCAGATCAACATTACAGTCCCTATTGCCACCTTTCACAAAGAACTTCCATCCATCAATTTGTTGGACTCTCAGAGTATACGCGTTCTCCTCTCGGACAGCAAGCAAGTGTTCAACACCCCGACTATGTTGAGTTGTAAGACTCAAAGCATCTCCTCTCCTTTTCCAGTACCACCTTCCTAGCTTCTCCCTTATGAACTCCAGCAGGAACTGAATAGGAAATCCTCTTGCTCGCTTCAGTGCGGAGTTAATTGATTCAGCGATATTGCTCGTTTTTAAGTTGTACCTGTCTCCCTGACAATGAACCCTAGACCATAGGGTCACATCGGCTTCCTCCAGATACTCAGCAAGATCCGGATTTGCACTCCGTATCTCATCCATGTACCGATCAAAATCGTAAAGTGTATGAGCATAAGCAGCACCTTTCACCAAGTACAAGAGATGCTTCCCTTTATACTTTTTGACAATATTCTCTTGAAGGTGATAATAACATATTCCTCGGGTTGCCCAAGGAAACACCTTTTCACACGCATTTATAATGGAGGCGTGCCTGTCGGAGACTATCACCAGAGGATACTCATCAGATACACAGCTCGCCAATTTTGTGAAAAACCATTCCCAAGATTCATCATTCTCACCATCTACGATCCCAAAAGCCAATGGATATATCTGAAAATTACCGTCTTGTGCGGCTGCAACCAACATAGTACCCCCATACTTCCCACTTAGGTGAGTCCCATCTACCACAATGACCCTTCTCTGATACTTAAATCCTCTGATTGAAGCTCCAAAAGCAAGAAATAGATACTTAAATCTATTCAGAGAATCAAGTTCTATAGCTGTGATAGAACCCGGATTTGCTGCCTTGATTTGCTCCAAATATGAAGGCAGTCGCTCATACCCGTCTTCCGCTGATCCTCTCACCATTTCTTGCGCATATAACAATGCTCTGTATGAAGTGGTGTAATCAAGTGTCATGCCAAACATGTTCTTCATTGCATCTTTGATATGCTGCGGATTCAACCCATCAATGATTCCAACTCGATCTATGAAAAGTCGACCAATGTACTTCGGAGTACAACGTTTCCGCTGAGCGATTCTGTCTGGGATGGAACATGTATGAGTTGCCAAATACTTGGTTACCCAAAACGTTTTAGTCCCATGTTTCACACTTGCTCGGACCTTCCATTGACAACCACTAACACGACATGTTGCCACAAACAGAGTTTTCGTTGACTTGAATATTCTGAAGGAGAACCTACGCCTCACCGCTGTCAACCGCAACTCTGAAAGCAGTGCATCCTTACTAGCAAAACTCTGGTTGACATAGATTCTGTCTGCAGATGATCCTTCTCCTTCACAACCATATGCCCCTTTGTAATCATCAAAACagatttcatcatcttcttcctcatcctcatctttAACCTTTCCATACTCACTATAATCCTCAGCATCAGCAACAACAGGGATGTCAGCATCCTCCTCCCCATCATgatcctcagcttcatccccctcttCAGCTTCATgcccctcctcagcttcatccccctcctcagcttcatccccctcttcatcttcatcgctcacatcagcttcatccccctcctcagcttcatccccctcctcagcttcatcccccacaTGATCTTCATCCCTTTCCTCTGAAACCGTTCTCATCTTGCTAAAGCTTGATACACAAAGACGTACTTCATGCGTTTTAGTTATCTCGAGCAAGTTCCGAACTTGTCTATCACTTGTAACATGAATAGGAGGAAGGTCTGGAGCCATCTGTTGTAATGAGTAGGTTAGCTCCACAGACTCTGTGTTCATGTCCAGGTTATAATCTTCTTGAGCCATTGCAACAAGATCAGCATGTGTcgaactttcattcaaaaataacatTCTCGCTCCTTTGAAATGATCAACCACAAAATTCCAACATCCATCTTTCAACAACCATTCTCCATACACTGCATGTAACTGACGCATCATCTGAAAAAGTCAAAATATAACACATTAGCAAACTTAGAACAAAGAAAACGAAAGTTTATTAAAGActgacgcggacgacttcaatctaagttgtctagacgactaaactatatgtcgtctggtcaacgcagaggttatttttgcaattgactttgaaatctgttatttcggacgactgaaagttaagtcgtctactattgtttggttataaaaaaaactccaaaaaagctagacgacttacatttcagtcgtcagaggttagttttgcattt of the Brassica rapa cultivar Chiifu-401-42 chromosome A03, CAAS_Brap_v3.01, whole genome shotgun sequence genome contains:
- the LOC103847935 gene encoding uncharacterized protein LOC103847935, producing the protein MRQLHAVYGEWLLKDGCWNFVVDHFKGARMLFLNESSTHADLVAMAQEDYNLDMNTESVELTYSLQQMAPDLPPIHVTSDRQVRNLLEITKTHEVRLCVSSFSKMRTVSEERDEDHGDEAEEGHEAEEGDEAEDHDGEEDADIPVVADAEDYSEYGKVKDEDEEEDDEICFDDYKGAYGCEGEGSSADRIYVNQSFASKDALLSELRLTAVRRRFSFRIFKSTKTLFVATCRVSGCQWKVRASVKHGTKTFWVTKYLATHTCSIPDRIAQRKRCTPKYIGRLFIDRVGIIDGLNPQHIKDAMKNMFGMTLDYTTSYRALLYAQEMVRGSAEDGYERLPSYLEQIKAANPGSITAIELDSLNRFKYLFLAFGASIRGFKYQRRVIVVDGTHLSGKYGGTMLVAAAQDGNFQIYPLAFGIVDGENDESWEWFFTKLASCVSDEYPLVIVSDRHASIINACEKVFPWATRGICYYHLQENIVKKYKGKHLLYLVKGAAYAHTLYDFDRYMDEIRSANPDLAEYLEEADVTLWSRVHCQGDRYNLKTSNIAESINSALKRARGFPIQFLLEFIREKLGRWYWKRRGDALSLTTQHSRGVEHLLAVREENAYTLRVQQIDGWKFFVKGGNRDCNVDLELQKCDCGVYQVEKIPCSHAIAAGTAAGVHISTLVWPVYSKDTLFAGYSENIYPCVGQLVEARTCFPPEVKRGPGRQKKSRWQSWLELSRMRGRKPRKQHRVYRCSVCKETGHKRPQCKN